One genomic segment of Nonomuraea coxensis DSM 45129 includes these proteins:
- a CDS encoding ABC transporter ATP-binding protein yields MIRTTGLTKTFGDVTAVAGVDITVEPGEIVGFLGPNGAGKTTTMRMLATLLRPTSGAAVVAGRDLLADPRGVRRRIGYVSQGGGVPPAEPLRGELELQGMLYGLGREESAARTRALLARLELTGLEERPGAALSGGQRRRFDIAFALLHEPALLFLDEPTTGLDPQSRANLWDHVRALRAERGLTVLLTTHYLDEADALCDRLLIIDHGRIVAEGTPAALKSGGRTLDDVFLDITGRSLREEAGV; encoded by the coding sequence ATGATCAGGACAACAGGTCTGACGAAGACCTTCGGCGACGTGACCGCCGTCGCCGGCGTGGACATCACCGTGGAGCCCGGCGAGATCGTCGGGTTCCTCGGCCCCAACGGCGCCGGCAAGACCACCACCATGCGCATGCTGGCCACCCTGCTGCGGCCCACCTCGGGCGCCGCCGTCGTGGCCGGCCGCGACCTGCTCGCCGACCCGCGTGGCGTGCGCCGGCGCATCGGCTACGTGTCCCAGGGCGGCGGCGTCCCGCCCGCCGAACCGCTGCGCGGCGAGCTGGAGCTGCAGGGCATGCTGTACGGCCTCGGCCGCGAGGAGTCGGCCGCCCGCACCCGCGCCCTCCTCGCCCGGCTGGAGCTGACCGGGCTGGAGGAGCGGCCGGGCGCCGCGCTGTCGGGCGGCCAGCGGCGCCGCTTCGACATCGCCTTCGCCCTGCTGCACGAGCCGGCCCTGCTCTTCCTCGACGAGCCCACGACCGGCCTCGACCCGCAGAGCCGGGCCAACCTGTGGGACCACGTCCGCGCCCTGCGCGCCGAGCGCGGCCTCACGGTCCTCCTCACCACCCACTACCTGGACGAGGCCGACGCCCTCTGCGACCGGCTGCTGATCATCGACCACGGCCGCATCGTGGCCGAGGGCACGCCGGCCGCGCTGAAGAGCGGCGGGCGCACCCTCGACGACGTCTTCCTCGACATCACCGGCCGCTCGCTGCGCGAGGAGGCGGGGGTCTGA
- a CDS encoding DUF4190 domain-containing protein — protein MSYPPYDPPYYGPQQHNHPNGTTILVLGILSLVVCTFIGPFAWSMGNRALREIDESGYVFANRGHVQAGRICGIISTVLFALTLLFVAFGVTVAIVTS, from the coding sequence ATGTCATATCCCCCATACGACCCGCCCTACTACGGGCCTCAGCAGCACAACCACCCCAACGGCACGACCATCCTCGTGCTCGGCATCCTGAGCCTGGTGGTGTGCACCTTCATCGGCCCGTTCGCCTGGTCGATGGGCAACAGGGCGCTGCGCGAGATCGACGAGAGCGGCTACGTCTTCGCCAACCGCGGCCACGTCCAGGCCGGGCGCATCTGCGGGATCATCAGCACCGTCCTATTCGCCCTCACTCTGCTGTTCGTCGCCTTCGGGGTCACCGTCGCCATCGTCACCTCCTGA
- a CDS encoding TetR/AcrR family transcriptional regulator, producing MEEGLRERKKRETRQRIADVAMGLFMAKGFDHVTVAEVARAADVSVNTVFNYFGTKEDLFADRQEVAVDLPARVLREREPGESVVRAFRRDFLDAVAGRDWRYGLNQGADVFAGIVAASPALVARMREMQEQREEALARALADELDTAPEDLSPRLVAAQVLAATRLLGAYALGRVTAGEDWASVEPGLRAQAERAFDLLESGLGDYGRRAPAEASGGDDGDGDPEGDEQQSEGE from the coding sequence ATGGAAGAAGGGCTGCGGGAGCGGAAGAAGCGCGAGACCAGGCAGCGCATCGCCGACGTCGCGATGGGGCTGTTCATGGCGAAGGGGTTCGACCACGTGACCGTGGCCGAGGTGGCGCGCGCGGCCGACGTGTCGGTGAACACCGTCTTCAACTACTTCGGCACGAAGGAGGACCTGTTCGCCGACCGGCAGGAGGTCGCCGTCGACCTGCCGGCGCGGGTGCTGCGGGAGCGGGAGCCGGGCGAGAGCGTGGTGCGGGCCTTCCGGCGCGACTTCCTCGACGCGGTCGCCGGCCGCGACTGGCGCTACGGGCTCAACCAGGGCGCCGACGTCTTCGCCGGGATCGTGGCCGCGAGCCCCGCACTGGTCGCCCGGATGCGCGAGATGCAGGAGCAACGCGAGGAGGCTCTGGCGCGGGCGCTGGCCGACGAGCTGGACACCGCGCCGGAGGACCTCTCCCCCCGGCTCGTGGCGGCGCAGGTGCTCGCCGCCACGCGGCTGCTCGGGGCGTACGCGCTCGGCCGCGTGACGGCGGGCGAGGACTGGGCGAGCGTCGAGCCCGGCCTCAGGGCGCAGGCGGAGCGGGCGTTCGACCTGTTGGAGTCGGGGCTCGGCGACTACGGCCGGCGAGCCCCGGCGGAAGCCTCAGGAGGTGACGATGGCGACGGTGACCCCGAAGGCGACGAACAGCAGAGTGAGGGCGAATAG